The Bombus vancouverensis nearcticus chromosome 7, iyBomVanc1_principal, whole genome shotgun sequence region CATGGTGGTCGCACGTGCTTGGCTGGATGACGGCTTTATCTTCGATGCTTTGTATACCTGGTTACATGATTTATGCCTGGAAGACAACACCAGGAGATACGTCTAcagtaaataaatcttatttattatttcgcttAAGATTTCATAAGTTTTTTGGGTATCCAATAAAACATTAATCattcttttgtatttttatgtttAGAAATACAAGTTGTTAGTACGGATAGAGGATGACGTAACAGGTCTACGAATGAAAATGGGTCAGCCATCGGTCGAACTGACACCACTTTAACTGCCACGGATTCATTTTGATCCTAAAAAGGATTCATTATTTTAATCTTTAATACCTTCTGACTACCATtaatttaacgaattaactatTTAATGACAACATTTGACATCATTATTTTcgtgtaatttttttataaaattactttcttcgttcgttcgaaAAAAAACTTTTGCTGTGTTCCTGTTTACCAAAGAAATTCATGTTATTTAAATGAACATTTTTTATCGTCTAGATAATAATATATTAGATTCTTATCAGAAGGAACTAAAGTGTTCAGAATTGTATCTAGTTTTAGCTTAAGTATATTATAGAGTAATTTAAAGCACATGAAATTTTTGGCATACATGAATAGTTCACAAGAGAAATGCATTTAGAAAATAATCTCCCGATGTTGTTTATAAGATGGattctaaaattaaaaatttcaagtaCTTGATAAGTGTTTTAAATTCCGAAACTATTCGTGTAAGTCTGATTACAAATTTAGCAGCTATAACTTATTTTAGCAATATCGGACATGTACCATAAATCAAAAATTACTGCACATTTTGAATGTAACTATATAGTACACATATCTACGCTgccataattattatattttgctgCTCAATTGATCGCTAAGCCGAAATgttttttgtttatataaaagatatatcgaTTTACGCGTGATTTTGCAGAAAATGTATGTGCAAATTTTATTCTTAATAAACATTGTAGATTTGCATAGAAAATATGGTAGTAGATATCCATTACATTAttaataggaaaaaataattattaatatatatataattaagtcaaaaattatttaaaaatcgtTTTGGCAAAATTCACGGtatatttagttgaaaattattataactAGTTATTTTAATAGTATCTATTGTAGTTATATATGTTACGCATGTTTCTCTCTTAGAAAATGTAACATGCTAAATAAGAATTTCATTCAtatgaagaaagaaaaattaagaaaaagaatCTGTATGGTAACATTTTTGGTAAATAaagttaattattaaaaagttatttaGTTTTTgttagtataatatatataaatatctataaCTTTTATATGTtgttatttttaacaatataaaaattatactatacatttattttatgaaatatataattatatatgtacgCTTCCATGCAAATGAAAAAGCcatgaaatatataaagtatagtAAGGATATATGTATAGTAGTATACGAAGTTTCCTTATGTTTCATTGTTATGTACcttcttttattaattttcagtggtgtatttttaaaaatatttataactataaaatataataattgtcATTTTTAACACTTTACTTCCGTTAAAGAAAAATAAGATTCTTTCAAATATCAAGATGGCAGCGCAGCTAATCTAACAAGTGCAAAGTAATTAGAAGTGGAATTCCTTGTAAGTAGTTTTTAGGAGTGTATTGAAGTGATGTTTTTACTAAAAAATTAACTAACTGTTCAATAACATCAATTGTTTGTGGCGTTGCTAATAAAGTTACGTTGTAAAATTATTTagtaaatacaataaataaataaataacatgatagaaaaaaatgaagaaaatactGACAATGACAATCATCTTGACAGAATAAGATTAATAGCTAACAAAAGAACATTTTTGGAAAAACAATTTCTTCAGGTAATTTTTTCTGCATATATTTCatttgataattatatttatataattactatTTTGAGGTTATGACCTCTGAACTGTTACTATTTAAATTATTGCATATAATTCAATTATTTGATAGAGtgtattttattaattcattcgtaattttatttttttcttttttcttatttttagcTTCATTCCTCATTTATGTATATACAAATGTTTTATCTCTTTAAAaacattaatgatatttatatagaGTTACatcttattttgtaaatattttacattttgttAGTTAGTTGGTGTTACATGATAGGTGTCGTAATTAAAATAATGCAATTAATTTTGAGGTCCAAGAGGAAGTAAAAATATGTTTTGCTCAATTGGCACAAACACTGTATGCTAGAGAAAAGCAACTTCTACGACAATCAGAAGCAATTTATAGGCAACAAATATCTTTGGCTTTATCCAGTCAGGAAATTCTTCCTCCATCTATAGCAATATTAAATGACAGACATGCATTGGAAGaacaaattaaacaatttggAAGAATAGAGCTCATAGGATCTAATACAACAGCTGTAACTGATCTAGAACCATATAAAATAGAAGAATATCAAGATATAAATAAAGATTATGTCTGCTTTGATAAATCTATCAAGAATACAGAAGTTATTCCTTCTAATACAAAAACTGAATTTTCTTGTATGACAGAAGATGAAAACATAGATGATGGTTCTACTGAATTGAAATCgtctaatataataaatttatcagGAAATTCCAGTCATATTTCTGATTTTCAAGAAAAGGATTCTGAAAAAAGTGTTAATCATTCTTCAAAGATAGATACagaatcaaataaaaatgaCTTCAATCTTCAGACTACTGAAGATACCAATGACCAGGAAATTGCAAAAAATTATAGGAATTCAAGGAGTAATATCATAGAAGAACAACATAATTCTCATAGACACACAGAGCAAGTTCAACAGTGGTTGGATGAAATACTTCTAAAGACAGAAATAGAACCAACTATTCATGAAGTGGAAAAGTTACCTGAAATATCAGATGCTTATGTTTGTGCAAAGTTCCACTTAGAAACATGAAAATTGCATTTAGCTAAGCAACTTGTTCAGTGTATtgttttcacaatatatttatctttaatttttcataaaGTAGAAAATCTCAAATTGGGAACAATTTTTTACTATACTTGATTACTTTGTATTTCACCTTGAATCTCAGAATAATTCATTCGTTATAGCAATGTCCACTACGGCGAGTGCTCTATATACGTCAGGTCACAGTTATTTGAGGATTTTTTCCTTGATTAACGAAGCGACAGGCGAATTGACATATGATTTAAGTATAATCAAATGTCGTTTTGGTCGTTATCCATATATTAGGCGAGTATTTGGGTACTTGTACGCTACAGTGCCATGGAATTGTTATATTCCTTCCCTGCTCTGTGTTCATGCAGGTTTATACCATGTGAGCTCGTGTGGTGAGCCGGTTTTGCTGAGTGACGCTATAAGATCTGTGATGTTCTCGAGCGCGAATCGGCGGTTTAGGGGATAACGATGATCAAGCGATTCCAGTTAATCATAATCCAGTTAATTACCTGGTTGAGCATAAGTTAGGTGAGAGAAAAGAAAGGTTTGCGGTAGACTATGCTATGTTACAGCAGGATATTGCCGCTCTGCAACGAGCGTTTCCTGAATTAGACGTTGTAGTGACTGGCAAAGTAAACCATCCTCATGCTATGTCCGCTGCTTCGTGTGTTTGCAGTGAGGAAGAGGTATTGCGCAGTCTACATTATAACAGCTGTGTAAAAGGTACTCTTCGTGGTGATGAGGCATATTGTTGACATTGGCGCTAATTACGTGCGTCATGTTAAGAAGAACCGATTTAACATCCATTGTTGTGTTCCGTGTGTTGACGTGCGTGGTTCTGCGCGTGAAACTGAGCGAGTCGCGATCATGCGTGCTATGTTACGAGAAGGGAAGATCGGTGAGAAAACCTTTCGAGATTATGTGCGACCTTCTAGTTTCCAGCGGCGATGTATGAAATTAGCCCAGGATTGTAATGTAAAGGCCGCGTATGGTATGGCGATTCATTCTCAGTACGATATTAAATTTGATGATTTAGCCCAGGCTTTTGATTCGCATAGGATTGAAATTTTTTGGAGTGTGGTTAACTTCGATGTAAAGACTTTTTATAAACAACATGGTGTTATAACTGAACAACGTATACATTTTGTGAAGAAGAATGgtagaatatatttttcttttgtaaatGATCCTTCATTGAATTACTCTCATAGTTTGGATGATTATATGCGTATCTTAACGGAGCAGGTGGTCGTGACGCAGAAGGGTCGTGTTTATTTTATTGAGAGGAAAAATATACGATGCGGTAATATATCTATTAAATTTACATATTGCAGTGTTCCACCTATGACGAAACAATTAAGCACGCATTTCGATTATTGGTCTGGAAATTCGAATGTCGCGGTTATAGCGACCTGGGATTATTCTgattccttttttgcagaaagtAAATTTAAAACTCGTGAGAATCCTGTTGTTAGTTTTACTcggaaatatattgaaattgatAATAAGTTTTTTGATTTGTTATATGGTAATTGTTTACGTTCTGgttttaatttaaatgaaattttttcagACGCGTTAACCTTTAACACTCGAATGACTATTAATGGAAATGATATTCGTACTCTGAATAAGGTACCTTCAACCGATTTGATGGATGTGATTGTAGCAGTGTATTGTATTGCGTATAGGGAGAGATACGCGATTGGAAAAAAGATTGAACGGTTTGTGAGTGATGAGAAGGAGAAGCGTGTCTTACGAAGGATTGGTTTTTCAGATGTTATGCGATGTTTGGCGCGTATGTTTATGTGTATCTCTGTTTTGGATGCGTTTAAGGAGTGTTGGAACCAGATGGTAGATTGTTTGTCTCAGACTAGGGCTCGGTCTTCTTTAGATGCAGAATTTTTTGAGAGCATCAAATGTATTGAGATAGAAGAGTTTGTTACTGTAGAGGGAAGATATGAAACTGAGAGTGAGATAGTGAATAGTGTAAATACTGACACTGTCGATGTGCAAATGCGTGAGGGTTTTCTCGATACTATTGTTAATTATACGCTATTATACACTATTGTAAGTACACGAGTAAGGAAGATGAAAATGTTATTAGAGAGAAGGATTTGCGCTTGGAAGTGGAAAAGGATGTTAATTTAATGCCTCGTGTAGAGAGGTACGAAGGTGATGAGGTCGCTGATGTGGAATTGGTGATGTCGAAGAAGAAGCGGAAAGAAAGTGTGTATAATTTTCATAAGGTTGTAGCAACTAGATCGTATGTCAGCTCTAAAGAATTAGCGAATGCGCGGAAGGAAGCTTTTACGAGTGCTGTGTTGAAGATGCCTGGTGATGGACATTGTTTGTTTTGGTCATTAGGATATTTCTTTGGGTTAATTGCTTTGGATGTGAGAAGGAAATTATGGGATTCGTGCACGGAAGAAAAAAAATCGGAAATGCCGTTTATAAATGTGTTCGATGGGTCTGATAGTGGTTTAGGGAAAACTAATTGCTTGCGTGTGTATTCTCGTGTGTTTAAATGTAATATGTGTGTTCATGGTGTGATTGATGGTAAGGCTTTTGTAACTAAGGCGTACTCGGATGGATGTAGGTATGATAAGACTGTTCATTTATTATGGACGGTTTTAGGAGAGAATGGTCATGTGGATGTAATATGTGAGAGTGAAACAGATGGGGATTCCCGGTTGtcaaaatttttattagatAATGATTTGAATGTTTCGGCTAGTAAGTTggataataattaattacaagatGTTCTCTTTGGTAGCTAAAGATCAGTAATACTATTAGTAAATAAGTTCGTACTTTCATTAATATTGAGGGGCTActagttataaatatttttaattattaattataattttatcattaataaagGAAGCaaaggaatattttaatattatgttaCATACATAACATACATAAATagtgatattaaaataatgtcAAATATGTGGGTATATTATTAATGTAAcattaataagaaaataattttttagatTAATACTATTTATCAACTTATAATCAATATTTATAGTTATAATTTATATCTCTCTATCTaccaaatattaaaattaaatattattattaaatattttattaatttattatatatataattatgtttttattaaaaattttgcagAACATAACATGATATTTttagtttaaaaataattaatataaaataaaatcagtTTTCTAACTAGATGGTAGCTCTATGTATATTCCTTAACTTTTTATTACTGATGCATATTATACCTCATGCAGTATTTCGTGTTTTTATGTAcatgtacaaaatatttactTAGTACATATCAATAAATACAACCTTAGAATTTTAAAAACATTCAAGACGTGTTAATAAAAAGTATGTTTATATATGTGTCATTAAAATTTCATGTAATTTCATCTCTGTTTTATTAAAGTTATTTGTACAGTAATGTGTTTGTATTGCTTTTGAATTTGTTTGTAATAAACTATTGGGTAATTTAGTTTGATTATTGACAGTTAGTAGAAAAAATAATTGAGCACCGTTGTATAGTTTATTAATTActaaacaaacaaataaatacaGATAACCACCACCTTTTGTATGTACAGACGCCAGCGTAGTAGTGTTAATTGGGATTTCATGTCCAGCATCAGGATCATCTCTTCCAGGAACCGATTTGTTAACAGAAGATTTGCGACTAGGGTCGAATTTGGGTCATAAGAGAGAAAATGGATTGTAAAAATACCTCACTTGAAACCTCAATACAATAGGTTTAATCCATCATTTTAACGATACTTGATAGAAGACCCAATCTTCGAAGAAAGAGGGTACAAAAGCACTATCTTTGGTAAAAGCTATGGGTACACAGAGCTGTGAAAGAACTTGTTCATACATTTCTAGTGATTCTGGGCAAGATGCTCCATTTCCctaaagaataaaatagaagatTACTTATATAGATAAGTGTTGATTTTTATTGCagaaatgtaaattatttaacATGTTTATACGTAC contains the following coding sequences:
- the LOC117159011 gene encoding uncharacterized protein LOC117159011 — encoded protein: MIEKNEENTDNDNHLDRIRLIANKRTFLEKQFLQVQEEVKICFAQLAQTLYAREKQLLRQSEAIYRQQISLALSSQEILPPSIAILNDRHALEEQIKQFGRIELIGSNTTAVTDLEPYKIEEYQDINKDYVCFDKSIKNTEVIPSNTKTEFSCMTEDENIDDGSTELKSSNIINLSGNSSHISDFQEKDSEKSVNHSSKIDTESNKNDFNLQTTEDTNDQEIAKNYRNSRSNIIEEQHNSHRHTEQVQQWLDEILLKTEIEPTIHEVEKLPEISDAYVCAKFHLET